Proteins encoded by one window of Gemmatimonadaceae bacterium:
- the alr gene encoding alanine racemase, giving the protein MHSLIRRAWVEVDLGALLRNASAIAAQSRAPLLPMVKADGYGLGAVRVARTLERLDPWGFGVATVGEGEELRRARITRPVLVFTPLLAGDFDAAVRADLTPTLGTHEGIVRWEETGRPWHLSIDTGMNRAGVPWNEVASLRDLLVRFPPHGAFTHFHSAEKKDASRAEQERRFDKAIADLPIEPKLLHAENSPAVQHGGVSRWSLVRPGVFLYGVTSGENPRITPAPVASLHARIVDVRTIAAGESVSYGATFHASELRRIATLAIGYGDGYRRAMSNRACVLVHGQRAPVVGVVTMDMTMIDVTGIDCAIGDAATLIGSNGDDCLTVNDVAAFGDISPYEVLTSLRGRLPRRYLNDADGDDRR; this is encoded by the coding sequence ATGCACAGTTTGATCAGACGCGCCTGGGTCGAAGTCGACCTCGGCGCGTTGTTACGCAACGCCAGCGCGATTGCCGCGCAGTCACGCGCACCGCTGTTGCCCATGGTCAAAGCCGACGGCTACGGTCTGGGCGCGGTGCGCGTCGCGCGCACGCTCGAGCGGCTCGACCCTTGGGGCTTCGGTGTTGCGACCGTCGGAGAGGGCGAGGAACTTCGCCGCGCACGCATCACCCGGCCCGTTCTCGTCTTCACTCCGCTCCTCGCCGGCGACTTCGACGCGGCGGTTCGCGCCGATCTCACTCCAACGCTCGGCACGCACGAGGGCATCGTGCGCTGGGAAGAAACTGGCCGGCCGTGGCATCTGTCGATCGACACCGGAATGAACCGCGCCGGCGTGCCGTGGAATGAAGTCGCATCGCTGCGCGATCTCCTCGTGCGCTTTCCGCCGCACGGCGCGTTCACGCATTTTCATTCCGCGGAGAAGAAGGACGCCTCACGCGCCGAGCAGGAGCGGCGGTTCGACAAGGCCATCGCGGATTTGCCGATCGAACCGAAGCTCCTGCATGCGGAAAACAGCCCGGCCGTTCAGCACGGCGGCGTTTCGCGCTGGAGTCTCGTGCGTCCCGGCGTGTTTCTGTACGGCGTGACGTCGGGCGAGAATCCACGCATCACACCCGCGCCCGTTGCGTCGCTGCACGCGCGCATCGTCGATGTACGCACGATCGCGGCCGGTGAATCGGTGAGCTACGGCGCCACGTTTCACGCGAGCGAGTTGCGTCGCATCGCGACACTTGCAATCGGATACGGCGACGGATACCGCCGAGCGATGAGCAATCGCGCATGCGTGCTCGTTCACGGTCAGCGCGCGCCGGTCGTCGGTGTGGTCACGATGGACATGACCATGATCGACGTGACTGGGATCGACTGCGCGATCGGCGACGCGGCGACGCTCATCGGGTCCAACGGCGATGATTGCCTCACGGTGAACGACGTCGCCGCGTTCGGCGACATCAGTCCGTATGAGGTTCTCACGAGCCTGCGCGGTCGACTGCCGCGCCGCTACCTGAACGACGCTGACGGAGACGACCGCCGATGA
- a CDS encoding phosphopentomutase: protein MSRRAAIIVLDGVGIGAAPDAARYGDTGSNTLGNVARAVGGMELPNLERAGLGNIAPLDGVSPNDSATGAWGLMVPKSAGKDSTTGHWEIAGVHLLKPFPTYPNGFPADVVREFERRTARRVIGSVVGSGTAVLDQFGHEHQHTGAWILYTSADSVFQVAAHENVIALDELYAACETARAMLVAPNDVSRVIARPFVGESGSYTRTKNRRDFSIEPPAETLLDALATAGVPRAGVGKVDDLFAGRGIVSRHTANNAEGIFAIGQWLSDAPSGLLFSNLVDFDQAFGHRNDTQGFYGALREFDAALPALLATLREDDLLFITADHGNDPTTASTDHARECVPLLVLGPAVRPQALGRRATFSDLGATVAEWLRVDFRGRGSSFLPELTGR from the coding sequence ATGAGCCGGCGCGCGGCGATCATCGTCCTCGACGGCGTCGGCATTGGCGCGGCTCCGGACGCGGCGCGATACGGCGACACCGGGAGCAACACGCTTGGCAATGTCGCACGAGCGGTTGGCGGTATGGAGTTGCCAAACCTCGAGCGCGCGGGCCTTGGCAACATCGCTCCCTTGGACGGCGTCTCGCCAAACGACTCCGCCACCGGCGCGTGGGGATTGATGGTCCCGAAGTCGGCGGGAAAAGACAGCACCACCGGCCACTGGGAGATTGCGGGCGTTCATTTGCTCAAACCGTTTCCGACGTATCCCAACGGGTTTCCCGCCGACGTCGTGCGCGAGTTCGAACGTCGCACGGCTCGCCGCGTCATTGGAAGCGTCGTCGGAAGCGGCACGGCGGTTCTCGATCAGTTCGGTCACGAACACCAGCACACGGGCGCGTGGATTCTCTACACGTCGGCCGACTCGGTCTTCCAGGTCGCCGCCCACGAGAACGTTATCGCGCTCGACGAGTTGTATGCCGCGTGCGAGACCGCCCGCGCCATGCTCGTTGCGCCGAATGACGTCTCACGCGTCATCGCGCGTCCCTTCGTCGGTGAGTCGGGTTCGTACACGCGAACGAAGAACCGTCGCGACTTCTCGATCGAGCCGCCCGCCGAGACGTTGCTCGACGCACTGGCGACCGCGGGCGTGCCCCGCGCGGGTGTCGGCAAGGTCGACGACTTGTTTGCGGGGCGAGGTATCGTTTCGCGCCACACCGCCAACAATGCGGAGGGCATCTTTGCGATCGGCCAATGGCTGAGCGATGCGCCAAGTGGGTTACTTTTCAGCAACTTGGTAGATTTCGACCAGGCTTTTGGGCACCGGAACGACACTCAGGGGTTTTATGGGGCGCTGCGTGAGTTTGACGCTGCGCTGCCGGCGCTCCTGGCCACGTTACGAGAGGACGATCTGCTCTTCATTACCGCCGACCACGGGAACGACCCAACGACAGCATCGACCGACCACGCACGCGAGTGCGTGCCGTTGCTCGTGCTCGGGCCGGCGGTCCGTCCCCAGGCACTCGGCCGCCGCGCCACGTTCTCGGATCTTGGCGCGACCGTTGCCGAGTGGCTCCGCGTCGATTTTCGAGGCCGTGGCAGCTCGTTCCTTCCCGAACTGACCGGGCGATAG
- a CDS encoding cytidine deaminase — protein MATDARTNSPAGDERTMTLLRERAFAAMERAYAPYSKFRVGAAILASDGSVTEGCNVENAAYPAGMCAERGAIASAVARGNRSFEAVMIATEAEEPTPPCGICRQVLEEFSPHLLVISTTRDGREARWSLDELLPKAFTPQSLDRR, from the coding sequence GTGGCCACAGACGCGCGCACGAATAGTCCCGCCGGCGACGAGCGAACGATGACACTGCTGCGCGAGCGAGCGTTCGCCGCGATGGAGCGGGCGTACGCGCCGTACTCCAAGTTCCGTGTCGGCGCCGCGATTCTCGCGTCCGACGGCAGCGTTACCGAAGGCTGCAACGTGGAGAACGCCGCCTATCCCGCCGGCATGTGCGCCGAGCGCGGCGCGATCGCCTCGGCCGTGGCGCGCGGCAATCGCAGCTTCGAGGCGGTGATGATCGCCACCGAAGCCGAGGAGCCGACGCCGCCGTGCGGCATCTGCCGCCAGGTCCTCGAGGAATTCTCGCCGCATTTGCTCGTCATCTCGACCACTCGCGATGGACGCGAGGCGCGCTGGTCGCTCGATGAGCTGCTGCCCAAGGCGTTCACTCCGCAATCACTCGACCGGCGATGA
- a CDS encoding ATP-binding protein, which yields MEQSELPPNAPTILVADDVEANVELLFDQLHVLGFRAIAAHDGPSALAACFEHRPDLAILDVSMPAGDLGVDDRSTGFEVCRRIKRDPRTKSIPVIFVTALNDTTDRVKAIEAGGDDFLTKPHNRLVLGARVRSLLKLKAATDSLEDTLRKLREAEKMRDDLMKMIVHDLKTPLTSVLATTEMLIDGDFGALADEQRRALGDVEGKAEDLLALIEDLLEVARIEEATMTLDLQPIAPAALLNEIVNEWALRFQQEGAHATIDVSDDATVFEADKGLLKRVIGNLVSNSLTHSASAVTLTLSARRDGDAILFTVADNGPGIPAEYHEVIFRKFERVKNPSIPRTRSSGLGLAFCKLVVDAHGGRIWVQSAGEGKGSAFHFSMPIKPAHREVRVTSSGAVPA from the coding sequence GTGGAACAATCCGAGCTCCCGCCCAACGCGCCAACGATTCTCGTCGCCGACGACGTCGAAGCGAACGTGGAGTTGCTCTTCGACCAGCTGCACGTGCTCGGATTTCGCGCCATCGCCGCCCACGACGGCCCATCGGCGCTCGCGGCCTGTTTCGAGCATCGCCCCGATCTCGCGATCCTCGACGTCTCGATGCCGGCCGGCGATCTCGGGGTCGACGACCGCTCGACGGGGTTCGAGGTGTGCCGGCGCATCAAGCGTGATCCGCGCACGAAGAGCATTCCCGTCATCTTCGTCACGGCGCTGAACGACACGACGGACCGCGTGAAGGCGATCGAGGCCGGCGGCGACGACTTCCTCACCAAGCCGCATAACCGCCTGGTGCTCGGCGCGCGTGTCCGGAGCCTGCTCAAGCTCAAGGCGGCGACCGACTCGCTGGAGGATACGCTACGCAAGCTGCGCGAAGCGGAGAAGATGCGCGACGACCTGATGAAGATGATCGTGCACGATCTCAAGACGCCGCTCACCTCCGTGCTCGCGACGACCGAAATGCTCATCGACGGCGACTTTGGCGCGTTGGCTGACGAGCAGCGCCGCGCGCTGGGCGACGTCGAAGGCAAGGCCGAAGATCTGCTCGCGCTGATCGAGGATTTGCTGGAGGTGGCGCGCATCGAGGAAGCGACGATGACGCTCGACCTGCAACCGATCGCTCCCGCGGCGCTGCTCAACGAGATCGTCAACGAGTGGGCGCTGCGCTTCCAGCAGGAAGGTGCGCACGCCACGATCGACGTCTCGGACGACGCCACGGTGTTCGAGGCCGACAAGGGCCTGCTCAAGCGCGTCATCGGCAACCTGGTATCGAACTCGTTGACGCACTCGGCGAGCGCGGTGACGCTGACGCTGTCGGCCCGCCGCGACGGCGACGCGATTCTGTTCACGGTCGCCGACAACGGCCCGGGCATTCCGGCCGAGTATCACGAAGTGATATTCAGGAAGTTTGAACGCGTGAAGAATCCGAGCATTCCGCGCACACGCAGCTCGGGACTGGGCCTCGCCTTCTGCAAGCTGGTCGTCGACGCGCACGGCGGGCGGATCTGGGTGCAGAGCGCCGGCGAAGGCAAGGGAAGCGCCTTCCACTTTTCCATGCCGATCAAGCCCGCGCACCGCGAGGTGCGCGTGACGTCGAGCGGCGCCGTGCCGGCGTGA
- a CDS encoding MiaB/RimO family radical SAM methylthiotransferase encodes MYLRTLGCRANHYDTEAVRELVEASGHAIVSSPADADVAVFNSCAVTADAEAELRKLVRRAARSKPSLRTLVMGCAAALDDDRAPALRARSLPTVEHVVGGADLPRIAAALELRAPATTLTRRQAGTRALLRVQDGCDEHCTFCATTLARGANRSRAADELVREALVLAEWHSEIVITGIHIGTYGRDAGTSLGALMQRLVRDVPDVRFRLSSIEATELDAALVELMSGEPRRVAPYVHAPVQTGSDRLLRRMGRNWYTSATYSAALERLAERVPILGIGADVIAGFPGETETDHAATKALVARLPFTYLHVFPYSLRPGTAAERLPDRVSSHAVLERATELRAIGEAKASAHRALRVGGCADVIVIGEGGAKSGMTEDFLTVALDDMSRGRNERFAARLVERGGALVAVEESCALAVSPR; translated from the coding sequence GTGTACCTGCGCACCCTTGGGTGCCGGGCGAACCACTACGATACCGAAGCGGTTCGCGAGCTCGTCGAAGCGAGTGGGCACGCGATCGTTTCGTCGCCCGCGGACGCGGACGTCGCGGTGTTCAACAGCTGCGCGGTCACCGCGGATGCCGAGGCGGAGTTGCGGAAGCTGGTTCGTCGGGCGGCGCGATCGAAGCCGTCGCTTCGCACGCTCGTCATGGGTTGCGCCGCCGCGCTCGACGACGACCGCGCGCCCGCGTTGCGCGCGCGATCGCTGCCGACGGTCGAGCATGTTGTTGGCGGCGCGGATCTGCCGCGCATCGCCGCGGCGCTCGAGCTACGCGCGCCGGCGACCACGCTCACCCGCCGCCAGGCTGGCACGCGCGCGCTGCTTCGCGTGCAGGACGGTTGCGACGAGCATTGCACGTTCTGCGCGACGACGCTCGCACGCGGCGCGAATCGCAGCCGAGCAGCAGATGAGTTGGTGCGCGAAGCCCTGGTGCTTGCGGAGTGGCATTCAGAAATCGTCATTACGGGAATTCACATCGGGACGTACGGCCGCGACGCCGGGACTTCGCTGGGGGCGCTCATGCAGCGGCTCGTGCGCGACGTGCCCGATGTTCGCTTCCGCTTGTCGTCGATCGAGGCGACCGAGCTCGATGCCGCGCTGGTCGAGCTGATGTCGGGCGAGCCGCGCCGCGTTGCGCCGTACGTGCACGCGCCCGTGCAGACGGGCTCTGATCGACTGCTGCGCCGGATGGGGCGCAATTGGTATACTTCTGCTACTTATTCCGCCGCACTCGAGCGCTTGGCCGAGCGTGTGCCGATTCTTGGAATCGGCGCGGACGTCATCGCCGGATTCCCGGGCGAGACCGAGACCGATCACGCCGCGACGAAAGCGCTCGTCGCGCGGCTGCCGTTCACCTATCTGCACGTGTTTCCGTACTCGCTGCGACCGGGGACGGCGGCCGAGCGACTGCCGGATCGCGTGTCGTCGCACGCGGTGCTCGAACGGGCGACGGAGCTTCGCGCGATCGGAGAAGCAAAGGCGTCGGCCCATCGCGCGTTGCGCGTTGGAGGGTGCGCCGACGTGATCGTCATCGGCGAGGGTGGCGCGAAGTCGGGAATGACGGAAGACTTCCTGACCGTCGCGCTCGACGACATGTCACGTGGACGAAACGAGCGATTCGCGGCGCGGCTCGTGGAACGCGGCGGGGCGCTGGTTGCGGTGGAGGAGTCGTGCGCGCTGGCCGTGTCGCCGCGGTAG
- the miaB gene encoding tRNA (N6-isopentenyl adenosine(37)-C2)-methylthiotransferase MiaB, with amino-acid sequence MTDPRPTVYVETYGCQMNVSDSELMLGKLAAHGYDAVEQPDGADVILVNTCAIRDHAEQRVIGRLGELKRNMKPGAIVGVTGCMAQRLGPELLKKAKHVSVVIGPDGYRALPALIDGARRGERTTATTFDLEEHYEDFEPRRFDKVKAWIPVQRGCDYRCTYCIVPTTRGPERSRKLADVVREANDVVAAGMSEIVLLGQTVNSYHDGTNDFADLLHAIGQVDGVRRLRFTSPHPNDFSDRVIDAMADVDAVCEHVHLPMQSGSSRILKRMLRRYTREEYLACVERLRAAIPGLSVTTDVIVGFPGETEADFEETLEVVREVGFMDGFTFKFSPRDGTPATRMPAELTVSDEVASERLARLVETIRSNSRAANMHQLGRRVEVLVEREARRGGDLVMTRTRDFRTVLVPGDASMLGQYLNVELSGTTGSTFTGQIVRERERQPLPMAG; translated from the coding sequence ATGACCGACCCGCGCCCCACCGTTTACGTCGAGACCTACGGCTGCCAGATGAACGTGAGCGACTCCGAGCTCATGCTCGGAAAGCTCGCCGCGCACGGCTATGACGCCGTCGAGCAGCCCGACGGCGCCGACGTCATTCTGGTGAACACCTGCGCGATCCGCGACCACGCCGAACAGCGCGTCATCGGGCGGCTGGGCGAGCTCAAACGCAACATGAAGCCCGGCGCGATCGTCGGCGTCACGGGATGCATGGCGCAGCGCCTCGGTCCCGAGCTCCTGAAGAAGGCGAAGCACGTGAGCGTCGTGATTGGCCCCGACGGGTATCGCGCGCTGCCGGCGCTCATCGATGGCGCGCGCCGCGGTGAACGAACGACCGCCACGACCTTCGATCTCGAGGAGCACTACGAGGACTTCGAGCCGCGCCGCTTCGACAAGGTCAAGGCGTGGATTCCCGTGCAGCGCGGCTGTGATTACCGCTGCACGTATTGCATCGTGCCGACGACGCGCGGTCCGGAACGCAGCCGCAAGCTGGCGGACGTCGTCCGCGAAGCGAATGACGTCGTCGCGGCCGGGATGTCGGAGATCGTGCTGCTCGGGCAGACGGTGAATTCGTATCACGATGGTACTAATGATTTCGCGGATCTATTGCACGCGATCGGCCAGGTCGACGGTGTTCGCCGCCTTCGATTCACCAGCCCGCATCCGAACGACTTCTCCGATCGCGTGATCGACGCCATGGCCGACGTCGACGCCGTGTGCGAGCACGTGCATCTGCCGATGCAGTCGGGCTCGTCGCGCATTCTCAAGCGCATGCTCCGCCGCTACACGCGCGAAGAGTACCTCGCGTGCGTCGAGAGACTGCGCGCCGCGATTCCGGGTTTGTCCGTCACGACCGACGTCATCGTCGGCTTCCCCGGCGAAACGGAAGCCGACTTCGAGGAAACGCTCGAGGTGGTACGCGAGGTCGGCTTCATGGACGGATTCACATTCAAGTTCTCGCCGCGCGACGGCACGCCGGCCACGCGCATGCCGGCCGAGCTGACGGTGAGCGACGAGGTCGCGAGCGAGCGGCTCGCCCGGCTCGTCGAGACGATCCGATCCAACTCGCGCGCGGCGAACATGCACCAGCTCGGCCGGCGCGTCGAAGTGCTCGTCGAGCGCGAAGCGCGGCGCGGCGGCGACCTCGTGATGACGCGCACGCGCGACTTCCGAACGGTGCTCGTGCCGGGCGACGCGAGCATGCTCGGCCAGTACCTCAACGTCGAGCTGTCGGGGACGACGGGGTCCACGTTCACCGGGCAGATCGTCCGTGAACGTGAGCGCCAGCCGCTGCCCATGGCGGGATAA
- a CDS encoding PQQ-binding-like beta-propeller repeat protein has product MGARLVVRVARALIGLATLTATVAATACDRTSIAATAHDSTTTSPPPVTAALSAHDWTRFGFDVGRSSASPDSIAIDSTNAASLTRTQISIDGTVDAAAIFLHGVTVAGASHDVLFVTTTYGKTVAIDASSGTTLWEFTPPGYSSFAGSAQITTTTPVADPSRQFIYAASPDGSIRKLAVADGRVVWTTPITTLPAREKIASPLNFDRGHVIAVTGGYIGDAAPYQGHVSVLDASNGGVLHTWNSLCSDRAGLLTPSSCSQSGSAIWGRAGAVIDSATGEIYVTTGNARWDGLTNWGDAVLALDANATHLIGNYTPANTQTLNNTDADLGSTSPVLLGGGLVAQGGKDGHIRVLKWSDMRGTVANSGGEVQLLSTPSGNALFTAPAVWRASDGTWVFAADGGGTQAWKLSGGQLTSVWRNGNSGTSPVVAGGLVFVYDPGGSLRIYTARGGNQVARLTMGSGHWNSPIVVDRMVMVPEGNANSHQTSGVIDVFRLP; this is encoded by the coding sequence GTGGGCGCGCGACTCGTCGTGCGTGTGGCGCGTGCGCTGATCGGACTGGCGACGCTTACGGCGACAGTTGCTGCGACGGCCTGCGATCGCACGTCGATCGCCGCGACGGCGCATGATTCGACGACCACCTCGCCGCCACCCGTTACGGCGGCTCTGAGCGCGCACGATTGGACGCGATTCGGCTTCGACGTTGGCCGTTCGAGCGCCTCACCTGATTCGATCGCGATCGATTCGACGAACGCCGCGTCGCTCACGCGGACGCAGATCTCGATCGACGGCACCGTCGACGCCGCCGCGATTTTTCTTCACGGCGTGACGGTCGCCGGCGCGTCGCATGACGTCCTGTTCGTGACGACGACGTACGGAAAGACCGTGGCGATCGATGCGTCGAGCGGCACGACGCTCTGGGAATTCACGCCGCCGGGGTACTCGTCGTTCGCGGGCAGTGCGCAGATCACGACGACCACGCCGGTCGCCGATCCGTCGCGCCAGTTCATCTACGCGGCGTCGCCGGACGGCTCCATTCGCAAGCTCGCTGTCGCGGATGGGCGCGTCGTATGGACGACGCCGATCACGACGTTGCCGGCGCGCGAGAAGATCGCGTCGCCGCTCAACTTCGATCGCGGGCACGTCATCGCGGTGACGGGCGGCTACATCGGCGACGCGGCGCCGTATCAGGGCCATGTCTCGGTGCTCGACGCATCGAACGGCGGGGTGCTGCATACCTGGAATTCGCTGTGCAGCGACCGGGCCGGCCTGCTCACTCCGAGCTCGTGCAGCCAGAGCGGGTCCGCGATCTGGGGTCGCGCCGGCGCGGTGATCGATTCCGCGACGGGCGAGATCTACGTCACCACCGGCAACGCGCGCTGGGATGGGCTCACCAATTGGGGCGACGCGGTGCTCGCGCTCGACGCGAACGCCACGCATCTCATCGGCAATTATACACCTGCTAATACACAAACACTCAATAACACCGACGCGGACCTCGGCTCGACGTCGCCCGTGCTGCTCGGCGGCGGGCTCGTGGCGCAGGGCGGCAAGGACGGACACATCCGCGTATTGAAGTGGTCGGACATGCGGGGAACCGTCGCGAATTCCGGCGGCGAAGTGCAGCTGCTGTCGACCCCGTCCGGCAATGCGCTCTTCACCGCGCCGGCCGTCTGGCGCGCGAGCGACGGCACGTGGGTGTTCGCGGCCGACGGCGGCGGTACGCAGGCCTGGAAGCTGTCCGGCGGCCAGCTGACGTCGGTCTGGCGGAACGGCAATTCCGGGACGAGTCCGGTCGTGGCGGGCGGATTGGTGTTCGTGTACGACCCGGGTGGAAGCCTGCGCATCTACACGGCGCGTGGTGGCAACCAGGTCGCGCGGCTCACGATGGGATCCGGGCATTGGAACAGTCCGATCGTGGTCGATCGCATGGTGATGGTGCCGGAGGGGAACGCGAACTCGCATCAGACGAGCGGCGTCATCGACGTCTTTAGACTTCCCTAA
- a CDS encoding DNA internalization-related competence protein ComEC/Rec2 translates to MPLVAWALGAYIAGLYAGFSAAPLLIGVALAASALAGVIHARTAIAGLVAACLAGVFMAQAAVRADANCLRAVQETGSADVVLQGDASPGAFVRAGVDGCGATISISIVSGEAMEGSHATVHGIALRGDRGVVLQHASIAMASANRPGLLNRLRAAAGHAIDDTFGSDAPLVRALLIADRHEIAPEVRDRFAAAGLAHILAIAGLHIGIIGLAFSILLELLGVSRRTSSIATIGAIVVYVAIIGAPVPAVRSATMLSVLLATRLMQRPTSRWAIVALGAAHAVLDARVVLEVGYQLSVVGVSSMIAAGMLGRRLGLHRWRPFPKAAALTLLGTTVATIGSAPIVALAFGRVSLIAPLSNLVATPLIALAQPMILAGLLVSPIAPVAHYIADAAHPLLAGLNGVATLSASIPWASVGVAPSAAAAVIAAAMSACVIVACASREWRRPATLAAVAATTLAWLPFAPSRAGLFEIHMIDVGQGDAIALHTPHGHWIVVDAGRAWRGGDAGRSTVVPYIGLRGGDVDEFILSHPHTDHVGGAATVLQVLRPRIYVDAGFPGPAESYRASLSAARDVGVRWQRAHPGDTATIDGVSLRILAPDSAWTAHLVDPNLASVIVLVQYGAVRMLMMGDAERPEEEWLLAHERDALHADILKVGHHGSSTSSSPEFLTAVTPRLALVSVGAGNSYHLPTPSVMHRLAAQGAGAQVLRTDHLGTIVVRTDGDRILIDAAGDEWELPPRSNSLGTR, encoded by the coding sequence ATGCCTCTCGTCGCCTGGGCGCTCGGCGCATACATCGCGGGACTCTACGCCGGCTTTTCGGCGGCGCCCCTGCTCATTGGTGTCGCGCTGGCTGCGTCGGCGCTCGCCGGCGTCATTCATGCGCGAACGGCGATCGCCGGTCTCGTCGCCGCGTGTCTCGCCGGCGTGTTCATGGCGCAGGCCGCCGTGCGTGCCGACGCCAATTGCCTGCGTGCGGTACAGGAGACCGGCAGCGCCGACGTGGTGCTTCAGGGTGACGCGTCGCCTGGAGCATTCGTGCGCGCCGGGGTGGACGGATGCGGCGCGACGATATCGATATCGATCGTCAGCGGCGAGGCGATGGAGGGCAGTCACGCGACGGTGCACGGCATCGCACTGCGCGGCGATCGCGGTGTGGTGCTGCAGCATGCGTCCATCGCAATGGCGAGCGCGAATCGACCCGGCCTGCTCAACCGACTCCGCGCTGCTGCCGGGCACGCGATCGATGACACCTTCGGCTCGGACGCACCGCTCGTACGCGCGCTGCTGATCGCCGATCGCCACGAGATCGCGCCCGAGGTGCGCGACCGATTCGCCGCCGCGGGCTTGGCGCACATCCTTGCCATCGCCGGCCTGCACATCGGCATCATTGGACTCGCGTTCTCGATTCTGCTCGAGCTGCTTGGCGTCTCGCGCCGAACGTCGAGCATCGCGACGATCGGCGCCATCGTCGTCTACGTCGCCATCATCGGCGCGCCGGTGCCAGCGGTTCGCTCGGCGACCATGCTGAGCGTGCTCCTCGCGACGCGCCTCATGCAGCGACCGACCTCGCGCTGGGCCATCGTCGCACTCGGCGCGGCGCACGCGGTGCTCGATGCGCGCGTCGTGCTGGAGGTTGGCTATCAGCTCAGCGTCGTCGGCGTGTCGTCCATGATCGCGGCGGGAATGTTGGGCAGGCGGCTTGGGCTCCATCGCTGGCGGCCGTTTCCGAAAGCGGCCGCGTTGACACTCCTCGGCACCACGGTGGCGACGATTGGTTCGGCGCCGATCGTCGCGTTGGCGTTTGGGCGCGTGAGTCTCATCGCGCCGCTCAGCAATCTCGTGGCGACGCCGCTGATCGCGCTCGCGCAGCCGATGATTCTCGCCGGGCTGCTGGTGTCGCCGATCGCGCCCGTCGCGCACTACATCGCGGACGCGGCGCACCCGTTGCTCGCCGGCCTGAACGGCGTCGCCACTCTCTCCGCGTCGATTCCGTGGGCGAGCGTCGGCGTGGCGCCGAGTGCTGCGGCGGCGGTGATCGCGGCGGCGATGTCGGCGTGTGTGATCGTCGCGTGTGCATCACGGGAGTGGCGGCGTCCGGCGACATTGGCCGCTGTCGCCGCGACGACGTTGGCGTGGCTGCCGTTCGCGCCGTCGCGCGCGGGGCTCTTCGAAATTCATATGATCGATGTTGGGCAGGGCGATGCGATCGCACTGCACACGCCGCACGGTCATTGGATCGTCGTCGACGCGGGCCGCGCGTGGCGCGGTGGCGACGCCGGTCGGTCGACCGTCGTTCCGTACATCGGCCTTCGCGGTGGCGACGTCGATGAATTCATTCTGAGTCATCCGCACACCGATCATGTCGGCGGCGCCGCGACCGTGCTCCAGGTACTGCGTCCGCGCATCTATGTCGACGCGGGATTTCCCGGGCCGGCGGAGTCCTATCGCGCGTCGCTCTCCGCGGCGCGAGACGTTGGCGTTCGTTGGCAGCGCGCGCATCCCGGCGACACCGCGACGATCGACGGCGTGTCGCTGCGCATTCTCGCGCCCGATTCCGCGTGGACTGCACATCTCGTCGACCCGAACCTCGCGAGCGTGATCGTGCTGGTGCAGTACGGCGCGGTGCGCATGCTCATGATGGGCGACGCCGAGCGGCCGGAAGAGGAGTGGCTGCTCGCGCATGAACGTGATGCGTTGCATGCTGACATTCTGAAGGTCGGGCATCACGGCAGCAGCACGAGCAGCTCGCCGGAGTTCCTCACGGCCGTCACGCCTCGCCTCGCGCTGGTCTCCGTCGGCGCGGGAAACAGCTATCACCTGCCGACGCCGTCCGTGATGCACCGCCTGGCCGCGCAAGGCGCCGGGGCCCAGGTTCTGCGTACGGATCATCTCGGCACCATCGTCGTTCGAACGGACGGCGATCGAATTCTCATCGATGCCGCCGGAGACGAATGGGAGTTGCCGCCGCGCTCGAACTCGTTGGGCACGCGTTGA